A segment of the Streptomyces sp. ITFR-21 genome:
CCGACCTTGTCGGCGCCGTAGCGCTGGGCGAGGTCGTTGTACTTCTGGTTGGACAGTGCCTTGATGGGCGTGGTGTAGAAGCACTTGCGGCCCTCTGCGAGGGCGAGGTGGACGGCGAACTCGCCGACGATGGTCTTGCCCGACCCGGTGGGCGCGGCGACCAGGACGCCGCTGCCGGCCTCCAGCGCCGTGCACGCCTCTATCTGGAACGGGTCGAGGCCGAACTCGTACAGTTCGCGGAACCGGGCGAGTGCGGTGGCGTTCTCTGCGGCGCGGCGCCGGCTGGCGGCGAAGCGCTCGGCGGGGGACATCTCTTCGGTCATCTCGTCCATGAGCCTACCCGTCGGCACCGACACGGCGCGTGATCTTATGGGCCCGAGGTGGGATCCCCCGGGGCAACGTTGACGACACCGACGGTCCCTACCCCCTTCCGGCCGTCCTCACCCCAGCAACCGCACCGCCCGCGGCACGGTCTCGGCGACCAGCGGCAGCGGTCCGACCGGCTCGCCGTCGGCGTATCCGGTGACGCCCTCGGCCGCCAGCCGGACCCGGGCGGCGCGGTGCACGGTCACCGCCGGGTGGGCGGGGTGGGTCCCGCGGTAGACCCGCGGGAAGACCCGCAGCAGCGTCGTACGGCTGCACGGCCCGACCACACACACGTCGAAGAGCCCGTCGTCCATCCGGGCGTCGGCGCAGATCCGCATGCCGCCGCCGTAGGAGGAGCCGTTGCCGACCGCGATCAGGGTGGCCTCGATCTCCCGCTCCGGGGCGTCGTCGAACCGGACCCGGTAGCGGATCGGGCGCAGCGCGGCGAGTTCGGCGAGCATGGCCACGTCGTACCGGTAGCGGCCGGTGGGCCACCGCATCCGGTTGCCGCGGTCGTTGACCCGGGAGTCGAAGCCGGAGGCCAGCACCGTACCGAACCAGCGGTCGCCGATCCGGCCGAGGTCGAGGACCCGGGTGCGGCCCTCGCGCAGCGCCCGGCCGATGGCGGTACCGGCCGCGGCGGGGTCCTTGACCGGCAGTCCGGCGGCGCGGGCGAAGTCGTTGCCGGTGCCGGCCGCGACGACGCCCAGCGGGGTGGCGGTACCGGCCACCGCCTGGAGGGCGAGGCCGACCATGCCGTCGCCGCCGACCGCGACCAGCCCGTCGGTGCCGTCGGCCACCGCCTGCCGGGCCCTGGCCAGGGCGTCCGGCGGGTCCGCGCCGGCGACGACCCGCACGGAGCAGCCGGCGTCGCGCAGCGCGCGGGCGGCCGGCCCCGCGGCGCGCGTGGCCCGGCCGCGGCCCGCGGCGGGGTTGACGAGGAGGGTGATCTCGCGGGTCACGGCCGGACCCTATCCCGGAACGGCCGCCCGCGGCCCGACCGGGATCAGGTCGCGTCGTCGAAGTCGCCGCCACCGCGCCGGTCGGACTCGCTCAGCGGCGCGGTGGAGACCTGCTCGGGGATGTGGCTCAGCGCGGACGCCTCGTCCGGGTCGAGCGCGAAGTCCGGGTCGGCCGCGCGGCGGCGCAGCTTGCGGGAGTCGTTGAAGAAGCAGATGCCCATCGCCACGAAGTACAGGAAGACGATCGGCGCGGCCAGCAGGCACATGGTGAGCGGGTCGCCGGTGGGGGTGGCGACGGCGGCGAAGACGGTGATGCCGATCACCATGCCGCGCCACCAGCCGAGCATGCGGCGGCCGGTGACCATGCCGGTGAAGTTCAGCAGCACCAGCACCAGCGGCAGCTCGAAGGCCATGCCGAAGACGATGACCATCCGCGCGATGAGGTCGAGGAAGTCGTCCAGCGGCAGCAGGTTGGTGGCGTCCTCCGGCACGAAGCCGATCATGATCTTCGCGGTCTGCGGCAGGATCGCGTACGCCAGCGCGGCGCCGGCGAAGAACAGCGGCACACCCGCGCCGACGAAGCCCAGCGTGTAGCGCTTCTCGTTCTTGTGCAGGCCGGGCGCCAGGAACGCCCACAGCTGGTACAGCCAGACCGGTGAGGAGACGACGACGCCGGCCATCAGCGAGACCTTCAACGCGATGGAGAAGCCGCCGAGCAGACCGCTGACGGTCATCGCGGCACACGGCTGCCCGTTCTTCTGCACGATCGCGCCGTGCTCGCAGCCCACCGACTTCAAGATGGGATGCTGGAAGAAGTGGATGATGTCCTTGTAGAAGAACGCCGCCACGATGGTCACGGCGATGATCGCCAGGACCGACTTCAACAGCCGGTTGCGCAGTTCGCGCAGGTGGTCCGCGAGGGGCATCCGCCCCTCGGGGTCCCTCTCCTGCCTGCTGGCGGTCTTGAGCACCCACGTCCTCGTCTCGTACGGCAGCCGTCAGTGGCGCGCGCCGGCCTGGGTCCAGCACCAGCGGGCCGACCGCCCCGAGCGGCGGGCGGTCCTGGTCGTCGGTCTCGGGATCAGCCCTGCGCGGAGGTGCGGTCGGCCGGCTCGGCCACCGGGCGGGCGCTGGCGGTGTCACCGGGCGCGGCCTGGATGGTACGGGCCGCGACCTGCTCCGGCGCGGGCTGCGCGGTGGCCGGGGCGTCACCGTCGTTCTTCATCGCCTTGGCCTCGCTCTTGAGAATGCGGGCCGACTTGCCGAGCGACCTGGCGACGTCGGGAAGCTTCTTGGCACCGAAGAGGACGACGATGACGAGAAGGATGAGGACGATCTCGAAGGGCTTGAGATTGCCGAGCATAAAAGGTCTACCTTCTCACCGGGGCGGCGTGGTCATTGCTGCTTCGTAGCCGGGCGCCGGACGGATGGCCGACCGCCGCGCTGGCTGTGATCGTAGCGCGCACCGGTGAACACCGGGGAATGCTCCGGGGTCCACCTGATTACGGCCCCCGCCGCGCTCCTTGTCGGGCCGCCCGGCCAGACTACCCCGGCCCCGCGCCGGCGCGTCAGGCCCGGTGTCGGGAGATGTCGCCGGCCCGCCCGGCCACCGGCTCCGCGGCCCGCCGCAGCCGCTCGCTCGCCCGGGTCAGCGCCTCGGTGCCGGCGGCGACCTCGCGGGCGAGGTCCTGGACGGCGAGAAAGACCCGGACCGCCGGTACGGCCAGCACCAGGAGTCCGGCGGTCGACAGTCCGACGCAGAGGAAGAGCCACCACATGGCCGGCAAGCCTACCGGTCAGGGGGCGTGCAGCCGCATCGTGCGGACGCCGCCGTCGGTGAGCAGCTCCACTATCCGCTCACCGGCCGGTTTGCGGACCGCCTCGCCGCACTCGGGGCAGGTGAAGGAGTAGAAGGTGGTGCGGGGCGAGCCGCCGATGGCCAGCCGCAGCGCGCCCGCGGTGAGTTCGAAGCTCTCCCGGCAGTGCGGGCAGCCGGCCCGGAACAGCGCGGGCCGGCTGCCCGCGGACGGCGGCGGGGCGGTGCTGGTGGTCATCGTGGGTGCCTCACTCCCCGTAGGCGGCCAGGGCCTGTACGGCCGCGTCGCGCGCGCCCCCCGCCAGTGCGGCGGGGGACACGATCCGGCCGTCGCGGCCGAGCCGCAGTGCGAGCCGCCGCAGCGAGCCGGGGTCGGGGGTGCGCAGGGTGATCCGCAGGTCCCCGCCCGGCAGTTCCTCGGCGCTGTCGTGCGGATAGTACTCGGCGACCCAGCGGCCGCCCGGCCCGACCTCGATCACCACCTCCGGGTCGTCGCCGGCCGGCTGCACCAGGCCCTGCGAGAGGTCGCGGGGCTCCAGCCGGGGCGGGTCGGACGGCTCGTCGAGCAGTTCGATCTCCGCCACCCGGTCGAGCCGGAAGGTGCGGCGGTCCTCGGAGAGCCGGCACCAGCCCTCGAAGTAGGTGTGGCCGACGGCGAACAGCCGGATCGGGTCCACCGTGCGCTCGGTGAGGGTGTCGCGGGCCGGCGAGTAGTAGCGCATCCACAGCGGCCGGCGCTCGGTGATGGCGCGGTCGACGGTGGCGAAGACGCTGCCCTCGGACTCGAAGGTCACCGACAGCTGGGCGCTGGAGCCGGCCGCCTCGCCGGCCGCGGCCTCCAGTTTGGCGGCGGCCCGCAGCAGTGCCTGGCGGTCGCGGTCCCGCAGGCCGGGCAGGTTGGCCACCGCTCGGGTGGCGACCAGCAGGGCGGTGGCCTCGTCGGCGGCCAGCCGCAGCGGCTGCGCCACGTCGTCGGCGGTGCCGGGGTTGTGCCACCAGATGCGTTCGCCGTCGGTGTCGATGTCCAGCAGGTCGCCGCCGCGGAAGCTGGTGCCGCACAGCGGCAGGACGTTCAGGTCCCCGATCAGCTCCGCCTCGGTCACCCCGAACGCCTGCGCCACCTCGCTGACCCGCGCGCCGGGCCGCTCCTTCAGATAGGTGACCAGGGACAGCATCCGCCGGGTCTGGTCGATCGCGTTGCTCACCGCGTGTCCTCGCTCTCCGCCGGGTGCCGCCCGCGGCCGGCCGCGGCTCCGCCGGCCGGTCCCGGAGCCGTCGCCGTCCTGTCCGCCGCCGCCCCGCCGGCCACCGGGGTCCGCGGCCCCGCGGTCCGGGCCGCCGGGGTCCGCGCCGCCACGCGTCGGGGGGCCGGAATGCGGGCCACCACAGATCGGGTGGCCGCGCGTCGGGCGACCGGGGTCCAGGTCACCACGCTCCGGATGGCCGCGCGTCGGGCCACCGCCGTCCCGGGTGTCGTGACCGTCCCGGCCGTTCCGCCCGTCCCCCGCGCCGGCCGCCGCGCGGCGGCCTCGCGTGCCTCGCCCACCATGGCGGAACCCCCTTCAGCCCTTGGCCACGGCGCGCAGCCGTTCCAGCACTTCGGCGCGCAGCTCCTCGGGGGCCAGCACGACCACGTCCGGGCCGAACTCGGCCAGCCAGGCGTCGAGGCCGTGGCCGTAGGGGATCTCCAGTTCGTCCCAGTCGGCGTCCACCGGGGTGGTGGTGACCGCCCGGGAGCGCAGCGGGTAGCCGCTGTCGCGGCGCAGCCGGATACGGGCGGTGGCGGCGGTGGCACCCTCGCCGGCCCAGCGGGCGACGGCCTCGCGGACGTCGACGTGGTCGGGGACCTCGGCGACGAAGGGGCCCCGGCTGCGGACCTTCCCGCTGATCCGGGAGAGCCGAAAGACCCGGACGGCGCCGCGGTCGCGGTCGTGCCCGGCGACGTACCAGTGGCCGCGCCAGCACTCCAGCGCCCAGGGCTCCACCAGCCGGGGCTCCGGACGCACCGCGTTGGCCTTGCGGTAGTCGAAGGAGACGGCGCGCCGCTCACGGGTGGCGAGCATCAGCCCCTCGAAGGCCGGTTCGGGGGTGGGGATACGCGGTTCGAGCACGCTGCTGGCGGCCTCGTACGGCACTCCGGCCGCGCGCAGCTTCTGCAGTGCCCCGCTGGCCGCCTCGGCGAGCCGGGCCTGCTGCCACACCTTCGCGGCGAGTCCGAGGGCCGCGGCCTCCTCGGGGTCGAGGGCGATGTCCGGCAGCCGGTTGCGGTCACTGCGGGCCAGGTAGCCGAACTCGCCGTCGATGCTCTCCACCGTGTCGATGACCAGGCCGAGCTCGCGCAGGTCGTCCTTGTCCCGCTCGAACATCCGGTTGAACGACTCGTCGGAGGTGACCTCGTGGTAGGCCTCGATGGACGCGCGCAGCTCACGCTTGCTGACCGGGCGCCGGGTGTTCATCAGGCACAGCGCCAGGTTCATCAGCCGCTCGGCCTTGGCAATCGCCATCCCGCACCCTCCGCTCGCCGTGCACGGTCGAACCTATCGCTCCCGGCTGCGCGAACCCAAGCCGAGCGGGCGTGGCGGGTGACGGCAAAAGGGGTCCGGGTCCCGGGTCCGGAGGCCGGACCGGGGTCCCGCCGGACGGCGGGACCCCGGTGCCGACCGGCTGCCGCCGCGGCTCAGACCGCGATCAGGTCGCAGACGAAGATCAGCGTCTCGCCGGGCTTGATCGCGCCGCCCGCGCCGCTGTCGCCGTAGGCGAGGTGCGCGGGGATGATCAGCTGGCGCCGGCCGCCGACCTTCATGCCCTGCACACCCTGGTCCCAGCCGGCGATGACCTGGCCGACACCGAGCTGGAAGCGCAGCGGCGCGCCGCGGTTCCAGCTGGCGTCGAACTCCTCGCCGGAGGAGAAGGCCACTCCGACGTAGTGGACGGAGACGGTGTCCCCGGCCTTGGCGACCTCGCCGTCGCCTTCCCAGATGTCCTTGATCTCCAGGTCGGCCGGCGGTTCGCCACCCGGGAAGTCGATCTCGGGCTTTTCGATGCTCACGTGGGTACTCCTCGCGATGTGACAGGCAACCGGGACAGTCTTGCAGACCTCACAGGAGGGCCAGGATGTCCAGGGTGAAGACCAGCGTGGAGTTGGCCGGGATGCCGTTGTTGGCCTGGTTGCCGTAGGCCAGGCCGGGCGGTGTGACCAGCATCACCCGGCTGCCGACCTTCTTGCCCGCCAGCCCCTGCTGCCAGCCCTTGATGAGCTGGGCGAGCGGGAAGGCGGCCAGCTGGCCGTGGGCGTAGGTGGAGTCGAACTCCTTGCCGGTGTCCCACAGCACGCCCTTGTACTGGAGCAGCAGGTTGTCGGTGGCCTTCACCACGGCGCCGTCGCCTTCGA
Coding sequences within it:
- a CDS encoding helix-turn-helix transcriptional regulator, producing MAIAKAERLMNLALCLMNTRRPVSKRELRASIEAYHEVTSDESFNRMFERDKDDLRELGLVIDTVESIDGEFGYLARSDRNRLPDIALDPEEAAALGLAAKVWQQARLAEAASGALQKLRAAGVPYEAASSVLEPRIPTPEPAFEGLMLATRERRAVSFDYRKANAVRPEPRLVEPWALECWRGHWYVAGHDRDRGAVRVFRLSRISGKVRSRGPFVAEVPDHVDVREAVARWAGEGATAATARIRLRRDSGYPLRSRAVTTTPVDADWDELEIPYGHGLDAWLAEFGPDVVVLAPEELRAEVLERLRAVAKG
- the tatC gene encoding twin-arginine translocase subunit TatC, which codes for MLKTASRQERDPEGRMPLADHLRELRNRLLKSVLAIIAVTIVAAFFYKDIIHFFQHPILKSVGCEHGAIVQKNGQPCAAMTVSGLLGGFSIALKVSLMAGVVVSSPVWLYQLWAFLAPGLHKNEKRYTLGFVGAGVPLFFAGAALAYAILPQTAKIMIGFVPEDATNLLPLDDFLDLIARMVIVFGMAFELPLVLVLLNFTGMVTGRRMLGWWRGMVIGITVFAAVATPTGDPLTMCLLAAPIVFLYFVAMGICFFNDSRKLRRRAADPDFALDPDEASALSHIPEQVSTAPLSESDRRGGGDFDDAT
- a CDS encoding FKBP-type peptidyl-prolyl cis-trans isomerase, translating into MSIEKPEIDFPGGEPPADLEIKDIWEGDGEVAKAGDTVSVHYVGVAFSSGEEFDASWNRGAPLRFQLGVGQVIAGWDQGVQGMKVGGRRQLIIPAHLAYGDSGAGGAIKPGETLIFVCDLIAV
- a CDS encoding helix-turn-helix transcriptional regulator; protein product: MLSLVTYLKERPGARVSEVAQAFGVTEAELIGDLNVLPLCGTSFRGGDLLDIDTDGERIWWHNPGTADDVAQPLRLAADEATALLVATRAVANLPGLRDRDRQALLRAAAKLEAAAGEAAGSSAQLSVTFESEGSVFATVDRAITERRPLWMRYYSPARDTLTERTVDPIRLFAVGHTYFEGWCRLSEDRRTFRLDRVAEIELLDEPSDPPRLEPRDLSQGLVQPAGDDPEVVIEVGPGGRWVAEYYPHDSAEELPGGDLRITLRTPDPGSLRRLALRLGRDGRIVSPAALAGGARDAAVQALAAYGE
- a CDS encoding diacylglycerol kinase translates to MTREITLLVNPAAGRGRATRAAGPAARALRDAGCSVRVVAGADPPDALARARQAVADGTDGLVAVGGDGMVGLALQAVAGTATPLGVVAAGTGNDFARAAGLPVKDPAAAGTAIGRALREGRTRVLDLGRIGDRWFGTVLASGFDSRVNDRGNRMRWPTGRYRYDVAMLAELAALRPIRYRVRFDDAPEREIEATLIAVGNGSSYGGGMRICADARMDDGLFDVCVVGPCSRTTLLRVFPRVYRGTHPAHPAVTVHRAARVRLAAEGVTGYADGEPVGPLPLVAETVPRAVRLLG
- the tatA gene encoding Sec-independent protein translocase subunit TatA produces the protein MLGNLKPFEIVLILLVIVVLFGAKKLPDVARSLGKSARILKSEAKAMKNDGDAPATAQPAPEQVAARTIQAAPGDTASARPVAEPADRTSAQG